TAAGTCCTGTGCGTCTACCTGTTCCGCCATCCAGGCAGTTGCCTCAACAACAAATTAATTCTACTACATTTATTTTATTTTGTCAATACTTTTTAAAAAATTAAGCTTGATATTTTACTTCACCTTTTACAATAGTCATCTCTACACTATAATCAGGATTTAATAAAACTATATCAGCATCTTTTCCTTCTTGAAGAACTCCTGCATTTAATCCAAATTCTTTAGCCGCATTTGTACTTGTCATCTTAACAGCATCAAATAAACTATATCCTAGTTCTATTAGGTGTTTAAAAGCTTTATCCATAGTAAGAACACTTCCAGCTAAAGCATCATTACTTATTAATCTAGCTTGTCCATCTCTTACATAAACATCTAATTCTCCTAATTTATAATTTCCATCAGGTAATCCTGTGGCACACATAGCATCAGTTATACAAACTACTCTATCTACTCCTTTAGTTTTTATTAAAAGTCTAACTGCTTCAGGATGTACATGGATTTTATCAAAAATTATTTCAGCATTAACACTATCATTTAACATTACAGCCCCTACAACTCCTGGCTCTCTATGTGTAAATCCTTTCATACCATTATAAGTATGAGTAGAGTGACTTATACCTGCTTTTACTGCAGCTTGAACTTCTTCAAAAGATACTCCAGAGTGTCCTACTGAAACTACAACTCCATTTTCTTTTAAGAATTTTATAGATTCTAGTGCTCCTTCTCCTTTAGCAGCCATAGAGAAAAGTTTTACTAAACCAGGTTTTACATTTAAGTATTCTTCTATTTCCTTAATTCCAGCAGGTTTTATATATTTATCATTTTGAGCTCCTTTATATTGAACATCAAAATATGGTCCTTCCATATGTGCTCCAAAAATAGTTGCTCCTTCTATATTTTCATTTTGTAATTTTCCTATTTTTTCTAGTACTTCTTTTAATGTTTCTTTTGAACTTGTTAAAGTTGTAGCTAAGAAACTAGTAGTTCCATGTTGAGCAATAAATTTTGAAATTGTTCTTAAAGCTTCTTCTGTATTATCCATAGCATCTGCTCCTCCAGCACCATGAATATGTACATCTATGAAACCAGGAACTATATATCTTCCTTCTACATCAATTCCACCTAGTTCTCCAACCATACTTCCTTCATATATTTTTTTTATTTTTCCATCATTTAAAAGTATTGCTCCAGTTATTATTCTATCAGGTAAAACTATTTTAGCATTTGTTAATATTAATCTTTTTGACATAAAAAAACCCCTCCTGAAATTTGAATTTTAAAATCATCATTTTCTTTTCTTAATAATATTTTATTACATTTTTATAATTTTAACAATGATTTTTTTAAATTTTTCCCAAAGAGTTAATTTTTCATAATTATATTTACTATACTTTATTTTTATCCTTTTCATCTTTCCAACCTATTCATTTTCTTCAATATCATTTTCAACTACTACTTCTTCACTCTCATCCTCTAATTTTTTTCTACTTTTCTTAGTAACCTTACCACTTTTTAATATCTCTAATACTTTCTTTTCTATTTCTCCAAAAAGATCTGGTTCATTTTCTAATCTAGATTTTACATTTTCCTTTCCTTGACCTAGTCTTATATCACCAAAACTAAACCAAGCTCCAGATTTAGAGACAATATCATTTTCTAAAGCTAATTCAAAAATCTCTCCTATTCTTGTAATACCTTTTCCATACATTATTTGAAAATTAGCTTCTTTAAATGGTGGAGCTACTTTATTTTTTGTTATTTTTACAAGAGTTTCATTTCCAATTATCTCTTCTCCTTGTTTCACATTTCCTAATTTTTTTACTTCCATTCTTACAGAAGCATAAAATTTAAGAGCTTTTCCCCCTGTTGTTGTCGTTTGTGGACCAAATCCAAAACCACCTATTTTTTCTCTTATTTGATTTATAAATATCAATGTAGTTTTAGATTTATTTAAAGAAGCTGTTAATTTTCTCAAAGCTTTTGACATCAATCTCGCTTGTAATCCCATCTGCTGATCTGACATCTCTCCATCTATCTCAGCCTTTGGAACTAATGCAGCTACTGAGTCAACCACTATTAAATCTACAGCATTAGAATTTACTAACATCTCTGCTATTGCTAAAGCTTGCTCTCCATAATCAGGTTGTGAGATTAAAAGTTCATCTACATCTACTCCTAAAGCTTTTGCATATTCTGGGTCTAAAGCATGTTCTGCATCTATATAAGCAACTATTCCATTATTTTTCTGTGCTTGAGCTACTACATGTAAAGCTATTGTTGTTTTTCCTGAACTTTCAGCTCCATAAATCTCTATTATTCTTCCTTTAGGAACTCCCCCAACTCCTAAAGCCATATCTATATTTATACTTCCAGTTGATATTACCTCTATTTCCATATTAAGATTCTTTCCTAATTTCATAATAGAACCTTCACCAAAATCTTTAGTAATTTTAGCAAGAGCCTGTTCCAAAGCTTTATCTTTATTTACTTCTTCCTTCTTTGCTGCCATCTCTATCAACCTCATTTTTTTATTTTTATAATAATTATCTATATCTATTAATAATATAGCATTTTATTTTTATTTTGTAAATATATTTTTCTATAAATATAGATAAGTTAATTTAGATAAAAAACTTTAAGAAAATTAATAATTATGCTATAATCCAAATTAGTTAGATCATTATATAAAAAAATCAGGTGGAAAAATGTATATCAATTTCTTTAAAAAATATGCTCTTTGGATTTTTGCTATTTTTGTTAATTCTTTTGGAAACTGTCTACTTATAAAAAGTGATGTAGGAAGTGGTCCTTGGATTGCTGCTAGTATGGGAATAGCTAAATCTTCTCATTTACAAATTGGAGTTTGTACTATTATATTGAATTTTCTTATCTATATACCGATTATAATTATCAGTAAAAAATTTAATATTTTAAAACTCATTGGTTCTTTTTTTGTTGCCTATATTTTTGGTAGATTTTTGGATATGTTTCTAAATATTTTTACTTGGCTTACTCCTGATAATATCTTTTCAAAAATTTTTGTTTTTTTAATTGGAGATAGTATTTTATCAGCTGGAATATCTGTATATTTACGTCTAAATATAGCTATGAATCCCTTTGATCAATTTTTACAAACGGTAAATGAATTTTTAATTCCTGATATGAAAAAAGCTAATTTAGTATATCTTGGTGTTCCTTTAATAATAGCTATTCTTTTTGGTATATACAATGATTTTAATTTTAATGGAATAGGTTTTGGTACACTTTTTATGTTTT
This genomic window from uncultured Fusobacterium sp. contains:
- a CDS encoding DUF6198 family protein; the protein is MYINFFKKYALWIFAIFVNSFGNCLLIKSDVGSGPWIAASMGIAKSSHLQIGVCTIILNFLIYIPIIIISKKFNILKLIGSFFVAYIFGRFLDMFLNIFTWLTPDNIFSKIFVFLIGDSILSAGISVYLRLNIAMNPFDQFLQTVNEFLIPDMKKANLVYLGVPLIIAILFGIYNDFNFNGIGFGTLFMFFFNGVFIKFFHKKITIPNEILSPRRYIQKH
- the recA gene encoding recombinase RecA: MAAKKEEVNKDKALEQALAKITKDFGEGSIMKLGKNLNMEIEVISTGSINIDMALGVGGVPKGRIIEIYGAESSGKTTIALHVVAQAQKNNGIVAYIDAEHALDPEYAKALGVDVDELLISQPDYGEQALAIAEMLVNSNAVDLIVVDSVAALVPKAEIDGEMSDQQMGLQARLMSKALRKLTASLNKSKTTLIFINQIREKIGGFGFGPQTTTTGGKALKFYASVRMEVKKLGNVKQGEEIIGNETLVKITKNKVAPPFKEANFQIMYGKGITRIGEIFELALENDIVSKSGAWFSFGDIRLGQGKENVKSRLENEPDLFGEIEKKVLEILKSGKVTKKSRKKLEDESEEVVVENDIEENE
- the nagA gene encoding N-acetylglucosamine-6-phosphate deacetylase → MSKRLILTNAKIVLPDRIITGAILLNDGKIKKIYEGSMVGELGGIDVEGRYIVPGFIDVHIHGAGGADAMDNTEEALRTISKFIAQHGTTSFLATTLTSSKETLKEVLEKIGKLQNENIEGATIFGAHMEGPYFDVQYKGAQNDKYIKPAGIKEIEEYLNVKPGLVKLFSMAAKGEGALESIKFLKENGVVVSVGHSGVSFEEVQAAVKAGISHSTHTYNGMKGFTHREPGVVGAVMLNDSVNAEIIFDKIHVHPEAVRLLIKTKGVDRVVCITDAMCATGLPDGNYKLGELDVYVRDGQARLISNDALAGSVLTMDKAFKHLIELGYSLFDAVKMTSTNAAKEFGLNAGVLQEGKDADIVLLNPDYSVEMTIVKGEVKYQA